One Phaeodactylum tricornutum CCAP 1055/1 PHATR_bd_32x35 genomic scaffold, whole genome shotgun sequence genomic window carries:
- a CDS encoding predicted protein, with product MTAEATFFPFDRVVLTFPDQRAADAAASSTLPQFVRESYRNVTLVTACDPLGTRVGSGGGTLNALDVVFSASRDSDAHTNLVDDEACSILVIHAGGESSRCPTQMILGKAWTSLPTMSSVGSPGVATCRLQTPVHVWLRICERLFRGIPNGSIVVLAADTLLRLPDSKFAIDWEAHADTVFGLAVPAPLATASNHGVFVLPPMRTNAVPGASDQSSEPVIQVEPCHDVLQKPSQSTLQAHCQFKQNGQACAWIDTGVIVFLPTTATILRRLAFDDELLSRCTASTLQSMQNRHLADGDSPESALIKAQDASFRFDLYTDLLQALPMVASMDDRLDNGKVTQGPSYAVLRESFRSCRLSVMTIPSGRFLHLGTTRELLDFYTHGCHSNTEPLTASMSPPQALCREFGTSLALTRRLEAFTLVGPYGQIDPSAIIMHSSIQDSLSMESVGSLPMVIPDNTIVQQVRRVPQDEADTCACTLVVLGVDDKIKSLDGLYGRPLQDFMSWAGLSESDLWDEEADHKMVWNARLHPSIKPGDSYADLFSWLQLFLDEEPFSESAMRLWKQQHRYSLAEIRNKADAKGEFEFRRALVEETIPQQRACFLDQVQQTLHGRKHDCLDFQFAVDSFQIARNSYELEVVFQGLDTVLRDSLRERHFDIVARTANTFSTLLSNLIISNDTPVDNELLGLLLDFEVHVAREDNVKATQIVDELLKKRDDILKHNSVCGGYTMVMDRIAQIMTQACVCHRRYLENVLLQPRQPPIFDRWATATAPARVDLAGGWSDTPPICVENGGSVTGIAVVVNGQLPLSCQARVVRGGQGILLMAESRDTSNVLLSTVQCEAQTIADLQSYQDPTSDCALLKCHVVGIRFETTTLVDAVLVLEQRLTTGGGFQDQVNGLFGGAKQVTCPPAIPLALSVQPIPLSDAMRVKLNQRLILVFTGKTRLAKNILQTVLRRWALRTPEIYSNSQALVETSNQAREALQSEDEVALGRCLSEYWEQKKIMAGPDSGVEPLVVDEILRILRSKHAIDGGSLCGAGGGGFLILLAAHGWDKHGLEALLQDADQPGVTFNDLQWYDCHICENGIQTTVSDS from the exons ATGACGGCAGAGGCCACATTTTTTCCGTTCGATCGAGTCGTCTTAACCTTTCCAGACCAGCGTGCGGCAGACGCTGCTGCAAGTAGTACACTACCACAATTCGTTCGCGAGTCATACCGGAATGTCACGCTAGTCACCGCCTGCGATCCACTCGGAACGAGGGTTGGCAGTGGTGGAGGGACCTTGAATGCCCTGGACGTTGTCTTCTCCGCGTCTCGGGATTCCGATGCGCATACCAACCTCGTCGATGATGAAGCGTGCTCCATTTTAGTCATTCATGCTGGTGGCGAGTCTAGTCGCTGTCCGACTCAGATGATTCTGGGTAAAGCGTGGACGTCGCTACCGACGATGAGTTCCGTGGGCAGCCCAGGTGTCGCGACGTGCCGCTTGCAGACCCCCGTTCACGTTTGGTTACGGATCTGTGAACGTTTATTTCGGGGAATTCCCAACGGGTCAATTGTCGTACTCGCCGCCGATACCCTGCTACGGCTTCCCGACTCGAAATTTGCGATTGACTGGGAGGCCCATGCGGATACCGTTTTTGGGTTGGCGGTGCCGGCACCATTGGCTACCGCCAGCAATCACGGAGTCTTTGTCTTGCCACCAATGCGAACAAATGCCGTCCCTGGCGCCTCCGACCAATCTTCGGAACCCGTGATCCAGGTGGAACCCTGCCACGATGTCTTGCAAAAACCTTCGCAATCAACTTTGCAAGCTCATTGTCAATTTAAACAAAATGGCCAAGCCTGTGCTTGGATCGACACCGGTGTAATTGTCTTTCTACCGACGACCGCTACGATACTGCGTCGATTGGCCTTTGACGATGAATTGCTATCCCGATGCACCGCGAGTACCCTGCAATCCATGCAGAACCGGCATTTGGCTGACGGTGATTCGCCAGAATCGGCCCTTATCAAGGCACAAGACGCATCCTTCAGATTTGACCTGTACACAGATTTGCTACAGGCCTTGCCCATGGTGGCGTCCATGGACGATCGTTTAGATAACGGCAAAGTTACGCAAGGACCGTCGTACGCCGTACTCAGAGAATCTTTTCGCTCATGCCGACTTTCGGTAATGACAATACCCTCCGGCCGGTTCCTGCATTTGGGAACCACGCGGGAATTACTGGATTTTTACACTCATGGTTGCCACTCGAATACGGAACCATTGACTGCCAGTATGTCGCCTCCGCAGGCATTGTGTCGTGAGTTCGGCACATCTTTGGCTTTGACCAGACGGCTGGAAGCATTCACTTTGGTTGGACCCTACGGGCAGATCGATCCTTCCGCAATCATCATGCACAGCTCTATCCAAGACAG CTTGTCGATGGAATCGGTGGGGAGCCTTCCAATGGTGATACCCGACAATACCATTGTGCAGCAAGTCCGCCGTGTCCCTCAAGACGAAGCGGATACCTGTGCCTGTACTCTGGTGGTCCTAGGAGTAGATGACAAAATTAAAAGCCTAGACGGACTGTACGGGCGACCCCTGCAAGACTTCATGTCCTGGGCAGGTCTTTCGGAAAGTGATTTGTGGGATGAAGAAGCTGACCACAAAATGGTTTGGAACGCCCGGCTTCATCCTAGTATAAAACCAGGCGACTCCTACGCAGATCTATTTTCTTGGCTACAGTTGTTCCTGGACGAAGAGCCATTTTCCGAATCTGCCATGCGTCTTTGGAAGCAGCAACACCGTTATTCGCTAGCTGAGATACGCAACAAGGCCGATGCCAAAGGAGAATTTGAATTTCGACGAGCACTCGTTGAGGAGACAATACCTCAACAGCGAGCTTGTTTCTTAGATCAAGTCCAGCAAACGCTTCATGGCAGAAAACATGATTGTCTGGACTTTCAATTTGCTGTGGATTCTTTCCAAATCGCTCGCAACTCATACGAGCTCGAAGTCGTTTTCCAAGGTCTCGACACTGTACTGCGCGACTCTTTGCGGGAGAGGCACTTTGATATTGTCGCCCGTACCGCAAATACTTTTTCGACCTTGCTCTCGAACCTGATCATCAGTAACGACACGCCcgttgacaatgaattaCTGGGGCTACTGCTAGACTTCGAGGTGCACGTGGCGCGAGAGGACAACGTCAAGGCGACTCAAATCGTCGATGAGCTCTTGAAAAAGCGTGATGATATATTGAAACATAATAGCGTTTGTGGCGGTTATACGATGGTAATGGATCGTATTGCCCAAATCATGACCCAGGCGTGCGTCTGTCACAGGAGATATTTGGAGAACGTACTTTTGCAGCCCCGACAACCTCCCATTTTTGACCGATGGGCTACGGCGACGGCTCCGGCTCGAGTGGATCTGGCCGGAGGTTGGAGCGACACACCACCTATTTGCGTCGAAAATGGAGGTTCCGTCACGGGCATTGCCGTAGTCGTCAACGGGCAATTGCCTCTTTCGTGTCAGGCCCGTGTTGTTCGTGGGGGACAAGGGATATTGCTAATGGCGGAGAGTCGCGATACAAGCAATGTGCTACTCTCAACTGTTCAATGTGAAGCCCAAACAATTGCTGATCTTCAAAGCTACCAGGACCCGACGTCCGACTGTGCGCTTCTCAAGT GTCATGTTGTCGGTATCCGTTTCGAAACAACTACACTCGTTGATGCCGTGCTTGTTTTGGAGCAGCGTCTGACTACCGGTGGCGGCTTTCAAGACCAGGTAAACGGCCTCTTTGGTGGCGCCAAGCAAGTGACATGCCCACCTGCAATTCCGCTCGCTCTTTCCGTTCAGCCTATCCCGCTGTCGGACGCCATGCGCGTAAAGTTGAATCAACGTCTGATTCTCGTCTTTACCGGAAAAACTCGACTGGCCAAGAACATTTTACAAACGGTCTTGCGACGATGGGCTCTGCGAACCCCAGAAATTTACAGCAATTCCCAAGCGTTGGTTGAGACGTCCAACCAGGCCCGTGAGGCCTTGCAgtcggaagacgaagtcgCACTTGGTCGTTGCCTTTCTGAATACTGggagcaaaagaaaatcatgGCTGGTCCGGATAGCGGTGTGGAGCCTTTGGTTGTGGACGAGATATTGCGTATCTTACGATCCAAACACGCGATCGATGGCGGGTCCTTGTGTGGTGCGGGAGGAGGAGGATTTTTGATTCTTCTAGCTGCGCATGGTTGGGACAAGCACGGTTTGGAAGCACTTTTACAGGATGCGGACCAGCCCGGCGTGACATTCAATGATCTGCAATGGTATGATTGCCATATTTGCGAGAACGGCATTCAAACAACAGTATCCGATTCGTAG
- a CDS encoding alcohol dehydrogenase (putative alcohol dehydrogenase) — protein sequence MKRIDLVKTGGFQAGVHLRTQFNVPVPAPNAHQVLLQVKASAVNPVDWKMAEYGFLLPDPLPAALGCDVAGVVVKASGTHAHLLGQRVVTYLGANKAQSTVDQGAYVEQVVVDADLVAALPDAMSFAEATTFPVGALTADLLLRELSLQKGDWVLVWGASSSVGYFAVQRALARGYRVIAVASGSHEAALTELHVTAFVDYRKGDVVAQILAVGGDEPLVLNGAVDCIGGPDTFGTCAQLVHDAFGPGDTDTRTTTLVVSTTNSMGLPTPPGNVQARPVDLGTALDKAETREFVRTALPEIIRECRAMKVRSVVGPMAAETVQEAFQVNKDGVSGEKVVIEWN from the coding sequence ATGAAGCGCATCGATCTAGTCAAAACTGGCGGTTTCCAGGCCGGCGTCCACTTGCGGACGCAGTTCAATGTGCCCGTCCCCGCGCCCAACGCCCATCAAGTGCTTTTACAAGTCAAGGCTTCCGCCGTGAATCCCGTCGACTGGAAAATGGCCGAGTATGGATTCTTATTACCCGACCCATTGCCCGCGGCTCTCGGGTGCGACGTGGCGGGAGTTGTAGTCAAGGCGTCCGGTACGCACGCGCATCTCCTGGGTCAACGTGTGGTGACCTACCTGGGCGCCAACAAGGCACAGTCCACCGTCGACCAGGGTGCATACGTCGAACAAGTTGTCGTAGACGCTGACTTGGTCGCCGCACTCCCCGACGCCATGTCCTTTGCCGAGGCCACGACTTTTCCTGTCGGAGCCTTAACGGCCGACTTGCTCCTTCGTGAACTCTCCCTCCAAAAGGGGGATTGGGTGTTGGTCTGGGGGGCATCCTCGTCCGTGGGTTATTTTGCCGTCCAACGGGCGTTGGCTCGGGGGTACCGGGTAATTGCGGTCGCTTCGGGATCGCACGAAGCGGCCTTGACGGAATTGCACGTGACGGCCTTTGTGGACTACCGCAAGGGCGATGTGGTCGCCCAAATTCTAGCCGTTGGCGGTGACGAGCCGTTGGTTCTGAATGGTGCGGTGGATTGCATCGGCGGGCCCGATACGTTCGGTACCTGCGCCCAACTGGTCCACGATGCGTTTGGCCCGGGCGATACGGATACGCGcacgacgactttggtggTGAGTACGACTAACTCCATGGGTTTACCGACACCGCCTGGCAACGTGCAGGCGCGTCCGGTGGATCTCGGGACGGCGTTGGACAAAGCGGAGACGCGGGAATTCGTCCGGACGGCGCTGCCGGAGATTATCCGCGAATGTCGAGCCATGAAAGTACGCTCCGTAGTGGGGCCAATGGCGGCCGAGACGGTGCAGGAAGCCTTTCAGGTCAACAAGGACGGGGTGTCGGGTGAAAAAGTGGTGATTGAATGGAATTGA
- a CDS encoding predicted protein, translating to MSRPAVSVRRDPLSRLQQQEVDARQLEQELQAWTTAPSRSRTSADETRAHRVRVNLCETLADMILTHPAFAAQHGIVGRLWISCFQSKLTALRQLLHQLRRHGKTERADQVEASLEHSLVEAITFYNYIIRHLQDQLLASPAVGSSAGSTAVTGIISNKSINNTSSKNHLPTQDSTPNALEASTLLTVDSSALVGIVSNIAQLELHVGDLFRYAKQLAKASQSYETSFRLAPGHGHAYNQLAVVGQLQQQQPSVSSSSVTNTNTASSPERYQTALAMYGYVRALLATHTRFDAADKNLRNLLATNRGYLHDWQQEQSGLQAPNRVPVSSRGFLLAFVEFHAQLLRRSDQSDGDDGQPQPPSVDTVWTDFGNLLQQNQIGDVLLCKLIAIQAYTEHTTATEQSPAWQKARKATLTMGTALVDRVMAGWQKPKSSSRILVAVLLVAEYLVTTSTVSHSAGSSLEDDEWSHFWKGFLAIANHLKSHMGILPESKSLSLSSCLDGTEEDWHAIKEYQLLRGFKPFAAFLPPCGEGGYLSLEEGAAWLRTEREKKIPSSRKPIERKNSQDTTASSTTSVRAADQGRLKALRFLQLAQQLADTNRANENDWSQRIVCNENGVFEWIEPDSDMQDNNEDDALLDEGTSSENAVGRVLDVTRKNRNPVEEDAKMVESPRDNITLVYQPAPDGGPPLLTPASLDVASTMAGMPIVEPPVHVAATVTSPIHAPPPGLAPPPGLAGPAFRPPPGMVPPPGLGGGPGPSVMEGWWGLNGPPLSGTNHSSVAPSRGNVASTFSPYLFANALETTNPFAVDENQFAGWAMRDVDYDGSGLMDESSLLGPSLLNSIYMDSAGDDVTVGGVAHKRMNAYTKNPFAT from the coding sequence ATGTCCCGCCCCGCCGTTTCCGTTCGCCGCGATCCCTTGTCCCGtctgcaacaacaagagGTCGACGCCCGGCAATTGGAACAGGAGTTGCAGGCTTGGACGACCGCGCCGTCGCGCTCCCGGACGTCCGCGGACGAAACCCGCGCTCACCGGGTCCGTGTTAACCTCTGCGAAACGCTCGCCGACATGATCTTGACCCATCCCGCCTTTGCCGCACAACACGGCATTGTGGGGCGACTCTGGATCTCGTGTTTTCAAAGCAAACTGACCGCGCTACGACAGTTGTTGCACCAATTGCGGCGGCACGGCAAGACGGAACGCGCCGATCAAGTCGAAGCCTCGCTCGAACATTCCTTGGTGGAAGCCATTACTTTTTACAATTATATTATACGGCATTTGCAGGATCAGTTGTTGGCGAGTCCTGCAGTGGGCAGCAGTGCTGGGAGTACCGCCGTGACCGGCATTATCAGCAACAAGAGCATTAACAACACCAGCAGTAAAAATCACCTGCCCACGCAAGATTCCACTCCCAACGCGCTCGAGGCTTCCACGTTGCTCACCGTCGACTCGTCTGCCCTGGTGGGAATTGTCAGCAACATTGCTCAACTCGAACTACACGTCGGAGATTTGTTTCGCTACGCCAAGCAGCTCGCCAAGGCGTCACAGAGTTACGAAACTTCCTTTCGTCTCGCTCCCGGACACGGACACGCCTACAATCAACTCGCTGTTGTGGGTCAacttcaacaacaacagccatCAGTGTCCTCGTCCAGTGTTACCAACACCAACACTGCGTCCTCCCCGGAACGTTATCAGACCGCCTTGGCCATGTACGGATACGTCCGCGCCCTCCTCGCTACCCACACCCGCTTTGACGCGGCCGACAAGAATCTGCGAAATCTACTCGCCACCAACCGTGGCTATCTTCATGACTGGCAGCAAGAACAATCGGGCTTACAGGCGCCCAATCGAGTCCCCGTGTCCAGTCGTGGATTTTTACTCGCGTTTGTCGAATTTCACGCCCAACTCTTGCGTCGGTCCGACCAAAGCGACGGTGACGACGGGCAACCCCAACCACCTTCCGTCGATACGGTCTGGACCGATTTTGGGAATTTGCTACAGCAGAATCAGATAGGGGACGTCTTGTTGTGCAAACTCATTGCTATTCAGGCTTATACGGAACATACCACAGCGACAGAGCAATCCCCGGCGTGGCAAAAGGCCCGCAAGGCTACGCTGACCATGGGAACGGCTTTGGTGGATCGAGTCATGGCGGGTTGGCAAAAACCGAAATCGTCCAGCCGTATTCTGGTGGCCGTCTTGCTCGTGGCAGAATATCTGGTAACGACCTCTACCGTGTCACACTCTGCCGGAAGTTCCTTGGAAGATGATGAGTGGTCTCACTTTTGGAAGGGTTTTCTAGCGATCGCCAATCATCTCAAGTCCCACATGGGGATTCTTCCCGAATCCAAGTCGTTGTCGTTATCGTCGTGTCTGGACGGTACGGAGGAAGATTGGCACGCCATCAAGGAGTATCAGCTATTGCGAGGTTTCAAACCGTTTGCAGCGTTCCTACCACCGTGCGGCGAAGGCGGGTATCTTTCACTCGAAGAAGGTGCCGCATGGTTGCGGACGGAGCGGGAGAAGAAGATACCGTCGTCGCGCAAACCCATCGAACGTAAGAATTCCCAGGATACCACGGCATCGTCCACGACCTCCGTCCGTGCAGCCGATCAAGGACGGCTCAAAGCCTTGCGCTTTCTCCAGCTTGCGCAACAGCTGGCCGATACAAACCGTGCCAATGAGAATGACTGGTCCCAACGCATCGTCTGCAACGAAAATGGCGTGTTCGAATGGATCGAACCCGACAGTGATATGCAAGACAACAATGAAGACGACGCGTTGTTGGATGAGGGTACAAGCAGCGAAAACGCTGTTGGACGAGTGTTGGATGTTACCCGCAAAAATCGAAACCCAGTTGAAGAGGATGCGAAAATGGTGGAATCTCCGCGCGACAACATCACCCTCGTCTACCAGCCCGCACCCGACGGTGGTCCGCCGCTGCTAACTCCTGCCTCTCTGGACGTCGCCTCTACAATGGCGGGTATGCCCATTGTTGAACCGCCTGTGCATGTTGCGGCCACGGTGACTTCCCCCATCCACGCGCCTCCTCCGGGACTCGCACCGCCACCCGGTTTGGCTGGACCGGCCTTCCGTCCCCCGCCCGGCATGGTGCCGCCACCCGGACTCGGTGGTGGACCAGGTCCATCCGTGATGGAAGGATGGTGGGGCTTGAATGGTCCTCCTTTGTCGGGAACGAACCATTCCAGTGTGGCACCGTCGCGCGGCAACGTGGCCTCGACCTTTTCTCCCTACTTGTTTGCTAACGCATTGGAGACGACCAATCCATTCGCCGTGGACGAAAATCAGTTCGCCGGTTGGGCAATGCGCGACGTGGACTACGACGGTTCCGGCTTGATGGATGAATCTTCCTTGTTGGGCCCGAGTCTGCTCAACAGTATCTACATGGATTCTGCGGGAGACGATGTTACTGTCGGAGGTGTCGCACACAAGAGAATGAACGCTTACACGAAGAATCCGTTTGCAACCTAA
- a CDS encoding predicted protein produces the protein MSFLWESLKATAQTVGTAAGTASLKTKLKTEVLLLDRERTARQQAFGVELYDHVSPLTKSADFFASDDTLTRTIRPPLLRAQREIAALVLKARRTQEGLQQAAVDRAAAFPTPAVTWQAKVVNAGKSTAMAGTEAKLKTELAVRHVEMQGHKQQFGVELYSIFAHLEDTQGWIPTNRDIRSIYDGARKDMEKIQERKQVKIDALEELGDTSYRDDASTPVASVAVTDDQLAPNFTSSSSSPNANPSSAPPLNTTPYATPVVSHSSIPSTTTFEPTLTDGDYGTTVTGPPYGATSNDPFASAISDFPTATANHSNGSGQVAPSHNSGLFGYPSAEQFTTPQTLSRAPVHDPFANTPSIAQTSQSLHDPFAPNTASNDVLTAAPVGLSNQFGTLAHDNVDPFAHLG, from the coding sequence ATGAGTTTTCTGTGGGAAAGTCTCAAGGCGACGGCCCAGACGGTGGGTACCGCGGCGGGAACGGCGTCCCTCAAGACCAAACTCAAGACCGAAGTGTTGTTGCTGGACCGCGAACGCACCGCTCGTCAACAAGCCTTTGGCGTCGAACTGTACGACCACGTGTCTCCGTTGACCAAATCGGCAGATTTCTTCGCGTCGGACGACACCTTGACGCGGACCATTCGTCCGCCGCTGTTGCGGGCACAACGCGAAATCGCCGCGCTCGTCCTCAAGGCGCGGCGGACACAGGAGGGACTGCAGCAAGCGGCGGTGGACCGTGCCGCGGCCTTTCCCACACCCGCCGTCACGTGGCAAGCCAAAGTCGTCAATGCGGGAAAGTCCACCGCCATGGCGGGGACTGAAGCCAAACTTAAAACCGAACTCGCCGTCCGACACGTGGAAATGCAAGGGCACAAACAGCAGTTTGGAGTGGAACTGTACAGCATATTCGCGCATTTGGAAGATACGCAGGGATGGATTCCCACCAATCGGGATATTCGGTCTATTTATGACGGCGCCCGCAAAGATATGGAGAAAATACAGGAACGGAAACAAGTCAAAATTGATGCCTTGGAGGAACTCGGGGACACGTCCTACCGAGACGACGCGTCGACGCCCGTCGCCTCGGTCGCGGTGACGGACGATCAGTTGGCGCCGAATTTCacatcgtcatcgtcgtctcccaACGCAAACCCCTCCTCCGCTCCTCCACTCAATACGACCCCTTACGCGACACCGGTGGTGTCCCACAGTAGTATTCCATCGACAACAACGTTCGAACCGACACTGACGGACGGGGACTACGGCACAACCGTCACGGGGCCTCCGTACGGTGCCACGTCCAACGATCCCTTTGCGTCCGCGATAAGCGATTTTCCCACCGCGACTGCCAACCACTCGAATGGATCGGGACAGGTCGCACCCAGCCACAACAGTGGCTTGTTTGGCTATCCGTCCGCGGAACAATTCACCACCCCACAGACATTGTCTCGTGCTCCGGTACACGATCCTTTTGCCAATACACCGTCGATTGCCCAAACATCACAATCCCTACACGATCCTTTTGCTCCGAATACCGCTTCTAACGACGTACTCACCGCTGCCCCCGTTGGCCTGTCGAACCAGTTTGGTACACTGGCGCACGACAATGTCGACCCGTTTGCTCATTTGGGATGA
- a CDS encoding predicted protein: MNDAIDFRKLWLDEKHRARDKAGGKGTPDSSAPQSSSTPAPTAASISSTDPPETRVRLPVWNGPNLDTLVPCVPVLNHHTHRVPPPAPDSIYYLPHFLPDSWSAPLLTWLQALPSRPPLRANHATDTARQVQGQWTTLTHARRRVALFDARLEPLPPPLLAMAHALVHAGIRFDASHRSGTAPDTPPRLPNHVLINEYQPADGILPHTDGPSYEPCTATLSLGGDVVLRFAPRVHRKEDPRARLTTRPTDAHAVYLSGRGSLVVFRDDAYRDYGHAIRYTDHRYAHDNDDNNNNNHDTETVPTDCYYRADHDTASESLVSALPASPIVRAYRVSLTFRFHKDGTA; this comes from the coding sequence ATGAACGACGCCATTGACTTTCGCAAACTCTGGTTGGACGAAAAGCACCGGGCGCGAGACAAGGCTGGCGGAAAGGGTACTCCAGACTCGTCGGCACCGCAGTCCTCCTCTACCCCGGCACCCACCGCCGCGTCTATTTCCTCCACCGATCCGCCAGAGACCCGGGTTCGACTCCCCGTCTGGAACGGTCCCAATCTCGACACACTCGTGCCGTGCGTTCCCGTACTAAATCACCACACGCACCGCGTACCCCCTCCCGCTCCGGATTCCATCTACTATCTTCCCCACTTCCTCCCCGACTCTTGGTCCGCACCCTTGTTGACTTGGCTCCAGGCCTTGCCCTCGCGTCCGCCACTACGAGCCAATCACGCGACCGACACCGCCCGGCAAGTCCAGGGACAATGGACGACCCTCACGCACGCCCGGCGTCGCGTCGCCCTCTTCGACGCCCGTCTCGAACCGTTGCCACCACCCCTCCTCGCCATGGCTCACGCCCTCGTCCACGCCGGAATCCGTTTCGACGCGAGTCATCGTAGTGGTACTGCGCCGGATACGCCCCCGCGACTCCCCAATCACGTCTTGATCAACGAATACCAACCCGCCGACGGCATACTCCCCCACACGGACGGACCGTCCTACGAACCCTGCACCGCCACACTCAGTCTCGGTGGTGACGTAGTCCTACGGTTTGCTCCCCGTGTCCATCGAAAAGAAGATCCTCGGGCGAGACTGACGACGCGACCGACGGACGCCCACGCCGTGTACTTGTCCGGTCGGGGCTCGCTCGTCGTCTTTCGGGACGACGCCTACCGAGACTACGGCCACGCCATTCGGTACACGGACCACCGTTACGCGcatgacaacgacgacaataatAACAACAATCACGACACGGAAACGGTCCCGACGGATTGTTACTACCGCGCGGACCACGATACGGCATCGGAAAGCCTCGTCTCGGCTCTACCCGCGTCTCCAATCGTCCGGGCCTATCGCGTGTCTCTCACCTTTCGGTTTCACAAGGACGGCACAGCGTAA